One part of the Salvelinus sp. IW2-2015 linkage group LG28, ASM291031v2, whole genome shotgun sequence genome encodes these proteins:
- the LOC111954196 gene encoding zinc finger and BTB domain-containing protein 2-like: MELANHGLLLLQQLNAQREFGFLCDCTVVIGDVFFKAHKAVLAAFSNYFRMLFIHQDSDCVRLKAADIQPDIFSYLLNLMYTGKLAPQLIDPARLEQGVKFLHAYPLLQEASQIAFSHPEPSLPFSTALFGIQISDQQVALSDRLPAQRQLSSPFDLDSLPDRKYPSTSAVAASFANHASKLDSSFQEMMAASTSGHLAWYKDKHRGETLTGEAPSSDNSNTILHVKPSIMKRSASFRKHYSCHLCSCRFNQRNLLREHLLQHRQARLPLVAEPSGAHCSVIPGGEATTPEVEEVLLRGGGERSADMTVEMLSDSEQAPLSGSNMDSPRAEMSGWATGCQSQADTPPPSDIADIDNLESADLDHEVKRRKYECSTCGRKFIQKSHWREHMYIHTGKPYKCSACGKSFCRANQAARHMCLSQGIEAYTMVDRQSMELCSAGDDTSQMEVLFLGSARPYKCNVCETTFSSPNEVIKHLCFSQGALAGLQGQAGVELLQGEEJPKDEGSDSSGAGPLITPIKTEQVLLE, encoded by the exons ATGGAGTTGGCCAACCATGGTCTTTTGCTCCTGCAGCAGCTCAACGCTCAGAGGGAGTTTGGCTTCCTGTGCGACTGCACCGTTGTCATCGGAGACGTCTTCTTCAAAGCCCACAAGGCAGTACTGGCCGCCTTCTCCAACTACTTCAGAATGCTCTTCATACACCAGGACAG TGATTGCGTACGCCTGAAGGCAGCCGATATCCAGCCAGACATCTTCAGCTACCTCCTCAACCTGATGTACACAGGGAAGCTGGCCCCTCAGCTCATCGACCCAGCCCGGCTGGAACAGGGGGTCAAGTTCCTCCACGCCTACCCRCTCCTCCAGGAGGCCAGCCAGATTGCCTTCTCCCACCCCGAGCCCAGCCTGCCCTTCTCTACTGCCCTTTTTGGCATTCAGATCTCCGACCAGCAGGTGGCGCTGTCCGATAGGCTGCCTGCTCAGCGCCAGCTCTCTTCGCCCTTTGACCTGGACAGCCTCCCTGACAGGAAGTATCCGTCCACGTCTGCTGTAGCAGCGTCTTTCGCCAACCACGCATCCAAGCTGGACTCTTCATTTCAGGAAATGATGGCGGCTTCAACCAGCGGCCACCTGGCCTGGTATAAGGACAAGCATAGAGGTGAAACCCTGACAGGAGAGGCTCCCTCCTCGGATAACTCaaacaccattctccatgtgAAGCCAAGCATCATGAAAAGGAGTGCCTCCTTCAGGAAGCACTACTCCTGCCACCTGTGTAGCTGCCGCTTCAACCAGAGGAACCTGTTGAGGGAGCACCTCCTGCAGCACAGGCAGGCCCGGCTCCCCCTGGTGGCCGAACCCAGCGGCGCACACTGCTCTGTCATCCCAGGAGGAGAAGCCACCACACCAGAGGTAGAGGAGGTGCTGCTAAGGGGAGGTGGAGAACGGTCCGCTGACATGACAGTTGAGATGCTGAGTGACAGCGAGCAAGCACCTCTCTCTGGTTCCAACATGGACTCTCCCAGAGCTGAGATGTCGGGGTGGGCGACGGGGTGTCAGTCCCAGGCCGACACCCCACCCCCTTCAGACATTGCGGATATCGACAACCTTGAGAGTGCTGACCTGGACCACGAGGTGAAGCGCAGAAAGTACGAGTGCTCCACCTGCGGACGSAAGTTCATCCAGAAGAGCCACTGGCGGGAGCACATGTACATACACACGGGAAAGCCCTACAAGTGCAGCGCCTGCGGCAAGAGCTTCTGTCGTGCCAATCAGGCAGCGCGCCACATGTGTCTGAGCCAGGGCATCGAAGCCTACACCATGGTGGACCGGCAGAGTATGGAGCTGTGTTCTGCAGGGGACGACACCAGCCAGATGGAGGTGCTGTTCTTAGGCTCAGCAAGGCCCTACAAGTGTAATGTCTGTGAAACCACCTTTTCCAGCCCCAACGAGGTCATCAAGCACCTGTGCTTCAGCCAAGGGGCGCTAGCAGGCCTGCAGGGGCAGGCAGGGGTGGAGCTGCTGCAGGGGGAGGAGMTTCCCAAAGACGAGGGCTCTGATTCGTCCGGCGCTGGCCCCCTCATTACGCCCATAAAAACTGAGCAGGTCTTGTTGGAGTAG